In Kaistella sp. 97-N-M2, the sequence AATTGGACCCTGTTACGAAGACAAAATTGCAAGAGTTGGTATTCGAATGGTCGATCTTCTAAATCCCGAAGTTTTGGCGGAAAAGATTAAGAAAAATTTAAAAATTAAAAATTCGCTTTTCGAAAAATATTTTGAAAAGCCCACTTTAGAGTTTGAGGAAATTTATAATGAATTTTTAGAATTGGGTCAAAAATTACAGGACCGCATCGTTGATACGGAAGTTGAATTGAACCAGGCCATCCACGACGGAAAAAATATTTTATTTGAGGGCGCACAGGCTGCAATGCTGGATATTGATTTCGGAACATATCCCTACGTAACATCATCTTCGCCTACAACCGGCGGAGTGTGTTCCGGTGCAGGGGTGCCGCCGACAAGTCTTCAAAATTTGATTGGTGTGGCAAAAGCATATACAACCAGAGTGGGAGAAGGACCATTTCCTACGGAACTCGATAATGAACTTGGCGAAAAGATCAGGAAAATTGGGTTTGAATTTGGCGCAACCACGGGGCGACCGCGAAGAACGGGCTGGCTCGATCTTGTTTCTTTGAAACATGCGACGATGATCAACGGCATTAATAATCTTGTAATCACAAAATTGGATGTCTTATCGGGAATTTCTCCTTTAAAAATTGCCACCAAATATAAAACCGAAGACGGAAAAATTATTGACTACTTTACATCTTCGACCACTAAACTTTATAATTACGAGCCTATGTATGAAGAATTGGACGGTTGGGATGAGGATCTAACAGAAGTTAGAAGTTATGAAGAACTGCCGGTGAACGCCAAAAAATATATTGAGTTTATTGAGAAATATCTGGGGATAAATGTTTATCTCGTTTCCGTAGGACCGGAGCGCAGTCAGAATATTATTCGGAAAGAATTATTTTAATCATTACAGAAAGCTGGGGAATAGTTCGCAGCTTTTTTTCCTTATCGGGCGTATTTTTCGTAAGCTGTTTTTAGTTTTACATCGTATTTGTTGGCTTTGTAACCTGCACCGTTATACTTTTCGGCGACCTTTGCCCAGTTCTTATTTCGAAGAGAAGTCATAATGTTATTCACTTCCAAAAACCTACCAAAAGCTTTTAAATGTTCTCGTTCGTGGATGTACATTTTGTCTACAAAATCCTGTACAGATGCATAACCTAAACTTAAAGCGTGAAATCCCATAATTTGAAAACTTCCCCAGGAAGCAGCAGCCCGCGCTGCTTCTTTTACTTTCGGATTGGGACTGATGGCGATGGCTTCACTTAAACGGTCGTACTCCTTCACGCCGCCCTGGTAGTAGGTTTTTGTCCATTTTGGATATAGAACGTTGCGGTTTTGCGGCGTTTGTAAGCTGGCCGGATTGATGCCACGTTTTTGAAGTTGATTCCAGAAAATATGACCTTCAAAAAGAATCTTCGGTTTGCCATCCATCAAAAAACCTTTGCCCGAGCTTTCAACCTCGTTAATGGCTTTTACGGCGGCAAGTTCTAAATTAAATTTTTTCGCGAAGTCTTTTAGATCTTCTTCCGACAGAAAACGGTCGTTAATATTGAATATTTTTTTGCTCTTATCCAAAAGAACCTGCCAGGTTTTCATCCCAACGGCACCATCTACGACCAGCGCATTATTTTTCTGAAAATCTTTTACAGCCGCGTCCACTTCAAGTGTAAACGAATCTGAAATTGTGATTTGATAGCCCAGTTTGTGCAGTAATTCGCAGAGAGTATAAACTTCTGGTCCTTTTGCCCTGTATTTTAAAGTAATCATGAGGGTGTTTTTAAATTTAAAAAACAATTGCTTTCCGTTCAGAATTTTTTAAACATCTAAAGTTAAGGTGTCTAGAGACTGAAATACGAAGTGATTTAACGGAGTTTCGCGTCGGTAAAACACCTCTTGACCGTAAGTATTGAGCTGGTATATCTTTTAGGAATTTTTTGAAAAGTTTATTGATGTTACTATCGTCAAATTATTGGATTACAATTTTACTATGATTAGAATATAATCCTTTTGATTTTGATACAAAAATGGCGAGTTATTTGATAAGTCTTTAATAATAAATTAAATAAACCGTTAGAATGGTAATTATCATATTTTTTAACCTTATAAACCCTTGAAGTGATGAAAAATTTTATGAACCTTGACAAAGATTTCCTCTTTAATGAGGTTGTTTTTGAAAACCGTAACAAAAGTTACGGAGCTTATGTTTTGCGGAACGAAGAAGGTAATATGCTTACCAAGGCACTTCTTGTAGGAGTGGCATTCTTCGCGACTTTCGCAATTACTCCCCTTCTTATCAATTCCGTCACGACGCCGGCACCCCCAATTGTGGAGAACAATGGTCATACGCTCACTCCCGTGGATAACATTCCCGATGATGTAAAACCACCGGTATCACCGGTAATTCCGCCAAAAACGATCGAACAAACAGTAACCCTGGAATTGCCGACGCCGACCAGGGACACAAAAAGAGAAATCCCCGCAACTTCCGTAAGCGATTTGAAAGATGCTAAAATCGGTGTAGAAAATATTGACGGCGTGCCTCCAACTATAAGTATTTCGCCTCCGGTTGTCCAAAACGTGGTGGTCGTTCCGCCAATTGTCGCACCGAAACCGGTTAGTAATGCGCCAAGTACAAAGGTGGATGTTGAAGCGAAGTTTAATGGCGGCATCGATGCTTTTAGAAATAAAGTGGTGCAGAATTTCGATGCCGGAAAGTTCGAAGGATCTGGCGGTATCATCAAAACAACCGTTACTTTTATCGTCGAAAAAGACGGAACAATTTCAGGCATAAGCGCTACCGGGCCCGACGCGGGTTTTAACAGAGAAGCCGAGAAAACGGTGAAATACATTAAAGGGAAATGGATGCCTGCCAAATTAAATGGCGAGAACGTACGAAGTTATTTTAATTTCCCCATTTCAATGCAGTTTGAGTAAAAATAGACCTTAAATTTTTTTCTTAACAGTTATCCACAAAAGAAATAGTTTTGTGGATAATTTTTTTTATGGTCAAATATTTAATTAACAGTACTTTAACGTATTGCGAAACATTATCAACCCGCAAAAAATGATAAAAAAGTGTATTTTTGAGGATTAAAATTGTTACGAATGGCTAAAGTTATAGGGGTTGCAAATCAAAAAGGTGGAGTTGGTAAAACAACAACTGCCG encodes:
- a CDS encoding adenylosuccinate synthase, which gives rise to MATYVVVGLQYGDEGKGKITDVLSAKSDYVVRFQGGDNAGHTVYAGEEKFVLHLLPSGVLQCKGKCIIANGVVVNPKAFLKEISQIEEKGMRSDHVFISRRAHVIMPYHILLDTYREEEEGGTHIGTTKKGIGPCYEDKIARVGIRMVDLLNPEVLAEKIKKNLKIKNSLFEKYFEKPTLEFEEIYNEFLELGQKLQDRIVDTEVELNQAIHDGKNILFEGAQAAMLDIDFGTYPYVTSSSPTTGGVCSGAGVPPTSLQNLIGVAKAYTTRVGEGPFPTELDNELGEKIRKIGFEFGATTGRPRRTGWLDLVSLKHATMINGINNLVITKLDVLSGISPLKIATKYKTEDGKIIDYFTSSTTKLYNYEPMYEELDGWDEDLTEVRSYEELPVNAKKYIEFIEKYLGINVYLVSVGPERSQNIIRKELF
- a CDS encoding N-acetylmuramidase family protein produces the protein MITLKYRAKGPEVYTLCELLHKLGYQITISDSFTLEVDAAVKDFQKNNALVVDGAVGMKTWQVLLDKSKKIFNINDRFLSEEDLKDFAKKFNLELAAVKAINEVESSGKGFLMDGKPKILFEGHIFWNQLQKRGINPASLQTPQNRNVLYPKWTKTYYQGGVKEYDRLSEAIAISPNPKVKEAARAAASWGSFQIMGFHALSLGYASVQDFVDKMYIHEREHLKAFGRFLEVNNIMTSLRNKNWAKVAEKYNGAGYKANKYDVKLKTAYEKYAR
- a CDS encoding energy transducer TonB; its protein translation is MNLDKDFLFNEVVFENRNKSYGAYVLRNEEGNMLTKALLVGVAFFATFAITPLLINSVTTPAPPIVENNGHTLTPVDNIPDDVKPPVSPVIPPKTIEQTVTLELPTPTRDTKREIPATSVSDLKDAKIGVENIDGVPPTISISPPVVQNVVVVPPIVAPKPVSNAPSTKVDVEAKFNGGIDAFRNKVVQNFDAGKFEGSGGIIKTTVTFIVEKDGTISGISATGPDAGFNREAEKTVKYIKGKWMPAKLNGENVRSYFNFPISMQFE